From a single Miscanthus floridulus cultivar M001 chromosome 8, ASM1932011v1, whole genome shotgun sequence genomic region:
- the LOC136472812 gene encoding small ribosomal subunit protein uS8z/uS8w — translation MVRVSVLNDALKSMYNAEKRGKRQVMIRPSSKVIIKFLTVMQRHGYIGEFEYVDDHRAGKIVVELNGRLNKCGVISPRFDVGVKEIEGWTARLLPSRQFGYIVLTTSAGIMDHEEARRKNVGGKVLGFFY, via the exons ATGGTGAGGGTTAGTGTGCTCAACGATGCGCTCAAGTCCATGTACAATGCTGAGAAGAGGGGGAAAAGGCAAGTcatgatcaggccgtcatccaaggtcaTCATCAAGTTCTTGACTGTCATGCAGCGTCATG GCTACATTGGTGAGTTCGAATACGTGGATGACCACCGTGCTGGGAAGATTGTGGTGGAACTGAATGGAAGGCTAAACAAATGTGGTGTTATTAGCCCTCGCTTTGATGTTGGCGTAAAGGAGATCGAAGGATGGACTGCCAGGCTGCTCCCATCACGTCAG TTTGGCTACATCGTGCTGACGACGTCTGCTGGCATTATGGACCATGAGGAGGCCCGTAGGAAGAATGTTGGAGGCAAGGTTCTAGGTTTCTTCTATTGA
- the LOC136476857 gene encoding uncharacterized protein isoform X2 has protein sequence MEEAGRERDRAVPAEDLGVATKDTAVVNTKPAKRYPLALWIAILGLIMLVGVYIFSLSLKQNGMLFGLMQTNLIEKEREKPCHDPSIPDTEIPYLHYPMPNTYDRKECACTGVRFFAILSMQRSGSGWVETLLNSHPNISSNGEIFSVKERRSNITAITKTLDKLYNLDWYSSAAKNECTAAVGLKWMLNQAEILAQYKPTIDKKTLITELKRSDKLASAALVNFKNTRHVVLYYEDVVSNRTMLMDVLDFLRVPKRKLSSRHVKIHTKRLCDHIDNWADVNNFLKGTRFESFLNGSRR, from the exons ATGGAGGAGGCCGGGAGAGAGCGGGACAGGGCCGTGCCGGCGGAGGATCTCGGCGTCGCCACTAAG GATACAGCAGTTGTAAACACAAAGCCAGCAAAGCGATACCCGCTTGCGTTATGGATAGCAATATTGGGCCTGATAATGCTAGTCGGCGTGTACATATTCTCGTTGTCTCTAAAGCAAAACGGGATGCTTTTCGGGCTCATGCAGACAAATTTGATAGAAAAGGAAAGGGAGAAACCTTGTCATGATCCCAGTATTCCAGACACAGAAATCCCTTACTTGCACTACCCGATGCCAAATACTTATGATAG GAAAGAATGTGCGTGCACAGGGGTTAGGTTCTTTGCTATCTTGTCAATGCAGAGGTCAGGGAGTGGATGGGTTGAGACATTGTTGAATAGCCACCCTAATATTAGCTCCAATGGAGAGATCTTCTCTGTCAAAGAAAGACGCAGTAATATCACCGCGATCACGAAAACACTGGACAAATTGTACAATTTGGATTGGTATAGCAGTGCTGCTAAGAATGAATGTACGGCTGCCGTGGGGCTGAAATGGATGCTCAATCAG GCTGAAATTCTTGCTCAATATAAGCCAACCATTGACAAAAAAACATTGATTACTGAACTAAAACGGTCTGATAAGTTGGCATCTGCTGCCTTGGTGAATTTCAAGAACACCAGGCATGTTGTTCTGTACTATGAGGATGTTGTCAGCAATCGCACG ATGCTCATGGATGTCCTGGATTTTCTAAGAGTGCCAAAGAGGAAACTGTCCAGTCGACATGTGAAAATCCACACTAAACGATTGTGTGATCATATCGATAACTGGGCAGATGTTAATAATTTTTTGAAGGGGACACGGTTCGAGAGCTTTTTGAATGGCTCAAGGAGATGA
- the LOC136472810 gene encoding small ribosomal subunit protein uS8z/uS8w has translation MVRVSVLNDALKSMYNAEKRGKRQVMIRPSSKVIIKFLTVMQRHGYIGEFEYVDDHRAGKIVVELNGRLNKCGVISPRFDVGVKEIEGWTARLLPSRQFGYIVLTTSAGIMDHEEARRKNVGGKVLGFFY, from the exons ATGGTGAGGGTCAGTGTGCTCAACGATGCGCTCAAGTCCATGTACAATGCTGAGAAGAGGGGGAAAAGGCAAGTCATGATCAGGCCGTCATCGAAGGTCATCATCAAGTTCTTGACTGTCATGCAGCGTCATG GCTACATTGGTGAGTTCGAATACGTGGATGACCACCGTGCTGGGAAGATTGTGGTGGAACTGAATGGAAGGCTAAACAAATGTGGTGTTATTAGCCCTCGCTTTGATGTTGGCGTAAAGGAGATCGAAGGATGGACTGCCAGGCTGCTCCCATCACGTCAG TTTGGCTACATCGTGCTGACGACGTCTGCTGGCATTATGGACCATGAGGAGGCCCGTAGGAAGAATGTTGGAGGCAAGGTTCTAGGTTTCTTCTATTGA
- the LOC136476857 gene encoding uncharacterized protein isoform X1, translated as MEEAGRERDRAVPAEDLGVATKDTAVVNTKPAKRYPLALWIAILGLIMLVGVYIFSLSLKQNGMLFGLMQTNLIEKEREKPCHDPSIPDTEIPYLHYPMPNTYDRKECACTGVRFFAILSMQRSGSGWVETLLNSHPNISSNGEIFSVKERRSNITAITKTLDKLYNLDWYSSAAKNECTAAVGLKWMLNQGLMKHHQEIVEYFNRRGVSAIFLLRRNLLRRYVSILANAHDSAMKQLNGTHKAHVHSKHEAEILAQYKPTIDKKTLITELKRSDKLASAALVNFKNTRHVVLYYEDVVSNRTMLMDVLDFLRVPKRKLSSRHVKIHTKRLCDHIDNWADVNNFLKGTRFESFLNGSRR; from the exons ATGGAGGAGGCCGGGAGAGAGCGGGACAGGGCCGTGCCGGCGGAGGATCTCGGCGTCGCCACTAAG GATACAGCAGTTGTAAACACAAAGCCAGCAAAGCGATACCCGCTTGCGTTATGGATAGCAATATTGGGCCTGATAATGCTAGTCGGCGTGTACATATTCTCGTTGTCTCTAAAGCAAAACGGGATGCTTTTCGGGCTCATGCAGACAAATTTGATAGAAAAGGAAAGGGAGAAACCTTGTCATGATCCCAGTATTCCAGACACAGAAATCCCTTACTTGCACTACCCGATGCCAAATACTTATGATAG GAAAGAATGTGCGTGCACAGGGGTTAGGTTCTTTGCTATCTTGTCAATGCAGAGGTCAGGGAGTGGATGGGTTGAGACATTGTTGAATAGCCACCCTAATATTAGCTCCAATGGAGAGATCTTCTCTGTCAAAGAAAGACGCAGTAATATCACCGCGATCACGAAAACACTGGACAAATTGTACAATTTGGATTGGTATAGCAGTGCTGCTAAGAATGAATGTACGGCTGCCGTGGGGCTGAAATGGATGCTCAATCAG GGTCTAATGAAGCACCATCAAGAGATAGTTGAATACTTCAACCGAAGGGGTGTTTCTGCAATTTTTCTACTAAGAAGAAATCTTCTCCGGCGTTATGTCTCTATATTAGCAAATGCTCATGATAGTGCCATGAAACAGCTGAATGGAACTCATAAAGCTCATGTGCACTCCAAACATGAG GCTGAAATTCTTGCTCAATATAAGCCAACCATTGACAAAAAAACATTGATTACTGAACTAAAACGGTCTGATAAGTTGGCATCTGCTGCCTTGGTGAATTTCAAGAACACCAGGCATGTTGTTCTGTACTATGAGGATGTTGTCAGCAATCGCACG ATGCTCATGGATGTCCTGGATTTTCTAAGAGTGCCAAAGAGGAAACTGTCCAGTCGACATGTGAAAATCCACACTAAACGATTGTGTGATCATATCGATAACTGGGCAGATGTTAATAATTTTTTGAAGGGGACACGGTTCGAGAGCTTTTTGAATGGCTCAAGGAGATGA